DNA from Bacteroidetes bacterium SB0662_bin_6:
GGACGGAGCGGCCCGCTTTGGGGAGTGTCCGGGACGCAATCCGGGCGCGAATGTCCTGTTTCCCTACCCTGGCGCAAAGCAATGCTTCATGCCCCATGGGCTCCACGACATCCAGCAGAAAATCGGCCTCGTACGCAGCGTGTGCGGGCAGGGTATCCGATAAGGACATCCGGATATCTTCCGGACGGATGCCGAGGGTCACGGCCTGCCCGACGCATGACCCGATGGGTGCATGGTCGGGGTCCCGGAGGGGAATCAGCAATGTTTCTCCTTCTGCCTCAAAGGCGGGCCCTCCTCCCTTCTCGATGATACGACCCTCGACGAAGTTCATCGCCGGATTTCCGATAAATCCGGCTACGAACCGGTTTGCAGGATGCCTGTAGAGTGCAAGCGGCGTATCGATCTGCTGGATTCGTCCCCTGTCGAGCACGACAATCCGGTCCCCCATGGTCATGGCCTCGACCTGATCATGGGTAACATAGATCATGGTCGTTCCCAGCCGGCTGTGGAGCCTCGATATTTCCGCCCGCATTTTTCCCCGCAGCCCTGCGTCGAGGTTGGAAAGCGGTTCATC
Protein-coding regions in this window:
- the ugpC gene encoding sn-glycerol-3-phosphate ABC transporter ATP-binding protein UgpC; translation: MARIRLENIRKVYDRNVTAVRDLTFEVEEGEFVVLVGPSGCGKSTVLRMIAGLESITQGALYIDDRIVNGVPARDRDAAMVFQNYVLYPHMSVFDNMAFGLKLRGYSKKEMTRRVREAAELLGIETILDRKPEQLSGGQRQRVALGRAIVRKPRMFLFDEPLSNLDAGLRGKMRAEISRLHSRLGTTMIYVTHDQVEAMTMGDRIVVLDRGRIQQIDTPLALYRHPANRFVAGFIGNPAMNFVEGRIIEKGGGPAFEAEGETLLIPLRDPDHAPIGSCVGQAVTLGIRPEDIRMSLSDTLPAHAAYEADFLLDVVEPMGHEALLCARVGKQDIRARIASRTLPKAGRSVRLALDLRKLYFFDRATERAL